In Miniphocaeibacter halophilus, the following proteins share a genomic window:
- a CDS encoding chromate transporter: MIFLKLFFTFFKIGLFSFGGGYAMIPLILQEIVNTNGWIEKIDLINMISISQVTPGPIAINIATFVGYVISGVRGSLVATISVILPSVILVTIMFFFIKKFKGNIYLEWFLKGIRVVVVGLIGAGFLSIFLEGVNNVFAVIVFTVSFYLVAFKKVHPIPVIVVAGILGAVVS, translated from the coding sequence ATGATTTTTTTAAAATTATTTTTTACCTTTTTCAAAATTGGTTTGTTCAGTTTTGGAGGAGGCTATGCAATGATACCATTAATATTACAGGAAATTGTTAATACTAATGGGTGGATAGAAAAAATTGATTTAATAAATATGATTTCAATTTCACAGGTTACTCCCGGTCCTATTGCAATAAACATAGCTACATTTGTAGGGTATGTTATTTCAGGAGTAAGAGGTTCTCTTGTAGCTACAATTTCTGTAATTTTACCATCTGTTATATTGGTAACAATAATGTTTTTCTTTATTAAAAAATTTAAAGGCAATATTTATTTAGAATGGTTTTTAAAAGGTATTAGAGTTGTAGTAGTTGGTTTAATAGGAGCAGGATTTCTTTCTATATTTTTAGAAGGTGTTAATAATGTATTTGCTGTAATAGTATTTACAGTGAGTTTTTATTTAGTAGCTTTTAAAAAAGTTCATCCTATTCCGGTAATAGTTGTTGCAGGAATATTAGGAGCTGTGGTATCATAA
- the prmC gene encoding peptide chain release factor N(5)-glutamine methyltransferase, translated as MVIQDVLDLFSKVDGEIILKHYFNINKIDIVLNKNKKLEKKQEDLIYEIYKKYKRNYPLQYILGQWNFYGRDFFTEEGILIPRFETEILVEKILDLNIDFRNILEIGVGSGIISITLALEMEKSQIIGVDISQKAIDLANRNKEKFNVKNCKFIKSDLFSSVSRENKFDLIVSNPPYINLEDMDKLEEKLSYEPENALYGGKDGLDFYREIIEKSKDYLKSNGVIAFEIGYNQGESIKEILSNHNFMDIEIFKDYNDFDRCIIARR; from the coding sequence ATGGTAATACAAGATGTATTGGATTTGTTTAGTAAAGTTGATGGAGAAATAATATTAAAACATTACTTTAATATAAACAAAATCGATATTGTATTAAATAAAAATAAAAAACTTGAAAAAAAACAAGAAGATTTAATATATGAAATATATAAAAAATATAAGAGAAATTATCCTTTACAATATATTTTAGGACAATGGAATTTTTATGGGAGAGATTTTTTCACTGAAGAAGGTATCTTAATACCTAGATTTGAAACGGAAATTTTAGTTGAAAAAATATTGGATTTAAATATTGATTTTAGAAATATTCTAGAAATAGGAGTTGGAAGTGGAATTATTTCTATAACACTGGCTTTAGAAATGGAAAAATCCCAAATAATTGGAGTAGATATTTCTCAAAAGGCAATTGATTTAGCCAATAGAAATAAAGAAAAATTTAATGTAAAAAATTGCAAATTCATAAAAAGTGATTTATTTTCTAGTGTTAGTAGAGAAAATAAGTTTGATTTAATAGTTTCTAACCCTCCATATATAAATTTGGAAGATATGGATAAATTAGAAGAAAAATTAAGTTACGAACCGGAAAATGCTCTTTATGGTGGTAAAGACGGATTGGATTTTTATAGGGAAATTATTGAAAAATCAAAAGATTATTTAAAGAGTAATGGTGTAATAGCCTTTGAAATAGGATATAATCAAGGTGAGAGCATAAAGGAAATACTTAGTAATCATAATTTTATGGATATAGAAATTTTTAAGGATTATAATGATTTTGATAGATGTATAATAGCTAGGAGATAA
- a CDS encoding DUF1385 domain-containing protein: MGVKKKTTIGGQALFEGILMRGPNKTSMVVRKPDGELEIKEDTTKPIASKSKIFRLPFIRGIISLIDSLYMGVNAIVYSTSFYDDEEDEEPGFLEKKFGDKAEAIGTGLSIVVSLALSILIFFFVPTIVTSFFKKFIENTILLNLIEGFIRILIFLAYIYLVSKMEDMKRIFMYHGAEHKSIHCYENGDELTVENVRKCSRLHRRCGTSFIFTVMIVSILVLSFFGWPNPFVRLLTRLLALPLIAGISYEINRLLGRSDSVIAEILSSPGLLIQKLGTVREPTDDMIEVAIVALKEVIPENEVDDIW; the protein is encoded by the coding sequence ATGGGTGTAAAGAAAAAAACCACAATTGGTGGACAAGCATTATTTGAAGGTATTTTAATGCGGGGACCAAATAAGACAAGTATGGTAGTAAGAAAACCTGATGGAGAATTAGAGATTAAGGAAGATACTACAAAACCTATAGCGAGTAAGAGTAAAATATTCAGATTACCCTTTATTAGAGGGATAATTTCTTTAATAGATTCACTTTATATGGGAGTAAATGCAATAGTGTATTCAACTTCTTTCTATGATGATGAGGAAGACGAGGAACCGGGTTTTTTAGAAAAAAAATTTGGTGATAAAGCCGAAGCTATTGGAACAGGATTATCTATTGTAGTATCATTAGCTTTATCTATTTTAATATTCTTTTTTGTACCGACAATAGTAACTTCATTTTTTAAAAAATTTATTGAAAATACTATTTTATTGAATTTAATTGAAGGATTTATAAGAATTTTAATATTTTTAGCCTATATTTATCTTGTGTCAAAAATGGAAGATATGAAAAGAATTTTCATGTACCATGGTGCAGAACATAAATCGATACACTGCTATGAAAATGGTGATGAGCTAACTGTTGAAAATGTTAGAAAATGCTCAAGACTTCATAGAAGATGTGGTACAAGCTTTATTTTTACAGTTATGATTGTGTCAATACTAGTACTGTCTTTTTTCGGATGGCCAAATCCTTTCGTAAGACTATTAACAAGACTTCTAGCATTACCATTAATTGCAGGAATATCATATGAAATCAATAGATTATTAGGAAGATCCGACAGCGTTATTGCTGAAATACTATCATCACCGGGACTTTTAATTCAAAAACTTGGAACGGTAAGAGAACCAACAGATGATATGATTGAAGTTGCAATTGTAGCATTAAAAGAGGTAATTCCTGAAAATGAAGTTGATGATATATGGTAA
- the rpmE gene encoding 50S ribosomal protein L31: MKDGIHPKYHEATVTCVTCGNTFKTGSTKEEIKVEICSECHPFYTGRQRSAERGGRVEKFKEKYNIK; this comes from the coding sequence ATGAAGGACGGAATTCATCCAAAGTATCATGAAGCAACAGTAACTTGTGTTACTTGTGGAAATACATTTAAAACTGGATCAACTAAAGAAGAAATCAAAGTAGAGATTTGTTCAGAATGTCACCCATTCTATACAGGTCGTCAAAGATCTGCTGAACGTGGTGGTAGAGTAGAGAAATTTAAAGAGAAATATAATATAAAATAG
- the rho gene encoding transcription termination factor Rho: MDAELLKDKKIDDLKVIAKALGVPGISKYRKSELIEEIVKQAKINEEENLKDEEESYLENNRNNVTNNDEEKENTGNTKEISGILDILPDGYGFLRSDGYNSGDEDIYVPPVQVRRFRLKTGDFIVGLTREKKEKEKFSPLIYVNSVNYEGPENLRNRRNFEDLTPIYPNKKLKLENNSKDLSTRIIDLVCPIGKGQRGMIVAPPKTGKTTLLKSIANAIVKNNPEIFLIVLLIDERPEEVTDMQRSVKGEVVASTFDEMPQNHTRIAEIVLERAKRLVEHGRDVVILMDSLTRLSRAYNVTSPYSGKTLSGGLDPLALNHPKRFFGAARNIEEGGSLTILATALIDTGSRMDDVIFEEFKGTGNMEVHLDRDLSDLRIFPAIDIYKSGTRKDELLLSENELETMRKIRRALSNSTNQQIADKIMEMLKNTKTNEEFVNSINKVKF; the protein is encoded by the coding sequence TTGGACGCAGAGTTACTTAAAGATAAGAAAATTGATGACTTGAAAGTAATAGCAAAAGCTTTGGGAGTTCCAGGTATATCAAAATATAGAAAAAGTGAACTAATTGAAGAAATTGTAAAACAAGCGAAAATAAATGAAGAAGAGAATTTAAAAGATGAAGAAGAAAGTTATTTAGAAAATAATCGTAACAATGTTACAAATAATGATGAAGAAAAAGAAAATACAGGAAATACTAAAGAAATTTCAGGTATCTTAGATATATTACCGGACGGATATGGATTTTTACGTTCAGATGGATATAATTCAGGTGATGAGGATATTTATGTTCCCCCTGTACAAGTTAGAAGGTTTAGATTAAAAACCGGTGACTTTATTGTTGGCTTAACTAGAGAAAAGAAGGAGAAAGAAAAATTTTCTCCACTAATATATGTAAATTCAGTAAATTATGAAGGACCGGAAAATTTAAGAAATAGAAGAAATTTTGAAGATTTAACTCCAATTTATCCTAATAAAAAATTAAAACTCGAAAACAATTCTAAGGATCTATCTACAAGAATAATTGACCTAGTATGTCCAATAGGAAAAGGACAAAGAGGAATGATAGTAGCCCCTCCTAAAACTGGGAAAACAACATTATTAAAATCAATTGCAAATGCAATAGTCAAAAATAATCCAGAAATATTTTTAATCGTTTTATTAATAGATGAAAGACCGGAAGAGGTTACAGATATGCAACGCTCTGTAAAAGGAGAGGTAGTTGCGTCAACTTTTGACGAAATGCCTCAAAATCATACTAGAATAGCTGAAATTGTATTAGAAAGAGCAAAACGTCTAGTTGAACATGGAAGAGATGTTGTTATTTTAATGGATAGTTTAACAAGGCTTTCAAGGGCTTATAATGTAACTAGTCCCTATTCAGGAAAGACTTTGTCAGGAGGATTAGACCCTCTTGCATTAAATCATCCGAAGAGATTTTTTGGTGCTGCAAGAAATATTGAAGAAGGTGGAAGTCTAACAATTCTTGCTACTGCATTAATAGACACCGGCTCTAGAATGGACGATGTTATTTTTGAGGAGTTTAAGGGTACAGGTAATATGGAAGTTCATTTAGATAGAGATTTATCTGATTTAAGAATATTTCCTGCTATAGATATATATAAGTCAGGTACTAGAAAAGATGAATTGCTATTAAGTGAAAATGAATTAGAAACTATGAGAAAAATAAGAAGGGCCTTATCTAATTCAACAAATCAACAAATAGCCGACAAGATTATGGAAATGCTGAAGAATACAAAGACAAATGAGGAATTTGTCAACAGTATTAATAAAGTTAAATTTTAG
- the glpX gene encoding class II fructose-bisphosphatase, with product MDINLPLNLVRVTEAAAIKSFYYMGKGDANLADQAAVDAMHLVFNDLDMEGTVVIGEGEIDNAPMLYIGEKLGSGREGSPKLDIAVDPVEGTSLVANGQNNAISVIAAAPKGCLLHAPDMYMEKIACGPEGKDIVHLDLSIEENIKRLAKAKDKDISEIIISVQNRPRHEELIKKIRNFGSRIRIFEEGDVNTSIATCFKSSGVDLFVGIGGAPEGVISAAAIKSLGGVFQGRLKPRNEEEIERCYNMNINDVNKILELEDLVKGDEALFAATGITDGEFLNGVVQYPNNTVKTYSIMLRAQTGTIRFVEALHKLDNKPHLSTRNM from the coding sequence ATGGATATAAATCTACCTTTAAACCTTGTTAGAGTAACAGAAGCTGCAGCTATTAAGTCTTTTTATTATATGGGAAAGGGCGATGCTAATCTTGCAGACCAAGCGGCAGTTGATGCTATGCACTTAGTTTTTAACGATTTGGATATGGAAGGTACTGTTGTAATAGGAGAAGGAGAAATAGATAATGCTCCTATGTTATATATTGGAGAAAAATTAGGTTCAGGCAGAGAAGGATCCCCAAAATTAGATATTGCTGTTGATCCAGTGGAAGGAACTTCCTTAGTTGCTAATGGACAAAATAATGCTATATCCGTTATTGCAGCTGCTCCAAAAGGGTGTTTATTACATGCCCCTGATATGTATATGGAGAAAATTGCATGTGGACCTGAAGGAAAGGATATAGTACATTTAGATTTATCTATTGAAGAAAATATTAAAAGATTAGCGAAAGCAAAGGATAAGGACATTTCAGAAATAATTATTTCTGTTCAAAATAGGCCAAGACATGAAGAGTTAATTAAAAAAATTCGTAATTTTGGGTCAAGAATTAGAATTTTTGAAGAAGGTGATGTAAATACAAGTATAGCAACTTGTTTTAAGTCATCTGGTGTTGATCTTTTTGTAGGTATAGGTGGAGCACCGGAAGGTGTAATTTCAGCTGCTGCAATTAAATCATTAGGTGGAGTTTTTCAAGGAAGACTCAAACCTAGAAATGAAGAGGAAATAGAAAGATGTTATAATATGAATATAAATGATGTAAATAAGATTTTAGAATTAGAGGATTTAGTTAAAGGTGATGAAGCTTTATTTGCAGCTACAGGTATTACTGATGGTGAATTTTTAAATGGAGTGGTACAATATCCTAATAATACTGTAAAAACATATTCTATTATGCTTAGAGCGCAAACAGGAACAATTAGATTTGTTGAAGCTTTGCATAAACTAGACAATAAACCCCATCTTTCTACAAGAAATATGTAA
- the fsa gene encoding fructose-6-phosphate aldolase, whose protein sequence is MKFFIDTANVEEIKEVASWGIVDGVTTNPSLIAKEGRVFKDVIKEITDIVDGPISAEVVSLDSEGMVKEALDLVTIHKNIVIKLPMTKEGLKACKKLTDKGIKTNITLIFSASQALMAAKAGATYVSPFLGRLDDISSDGLILIEDIVEIFSNYNIETEIICASVRHPIHLINCAKVGAHVATIPYKVFEQMLKHPLTDIGIEKFLSDWESVKNL, encoded by the coding sequence ATGAAGTTTTTTATTGATACTGCAAATGTTGAAGAAATTAAAGAGGTAGCTTCTTGGGGTATTGTTGATGGTGTAACAACTAATCCATCTTTAATAGCTAAGGAAGGTCGAGTTTTTAAAGATGTAATTAAAGAAATAACCGATATTGTTGATGGTCCTATTTCTGCAGAAGTTGTTAGTTTAGATTCTGAAGGAATGGTTAAAGAAGCCTTGGATTTAGTTACTATTCATAAAAATATAGTTATAAAATTACCAATGACTAAAGAAGGTCTTAAGGCTTGTAAAAAACTTACAGATAAAGGAATAAAAACAAATATTACCTTGATTTTTTCTGCTTCACAAGCGTTAATGGCGGCTAAGGCTGGTGCAACTTATGTAAGTCCATTTTTAGGACGTTTAGACGACATTAGCTCCGATGGTCTAATACTAATAGAAGATATTGTAGAAATATTTTCTAATTATAATATTGAAACTGAAATAATTTGTGCTTCAGTAAGACATCCTATTCATTTAATAAACTGTGCAAAAGTAGGTGCTCATGTAGCGACGATACCATATAAGGTATTTGAACAAATGTTAAAACATCCGCTAACTGATATAGGTATAGAAAAGTTTTTAAGTGACTGGGAATCAGTGAAAAATTTATAA
- a CDS encoding DUF47 domain-containing protein — protein sequence MSVYNYYEGFVRMSKKAKECAYYLNNELKNFDKSILESKIDEIHAIEHESDEIKHEIMENLVKEFLPPIEREDIMIITHYLDNVTDNLEEVLINLYILNIDSITDKSIAFSELIIECVETMHKCLEELHNFKKSKILLPLIISVNTIEEKGDVLYLETMNELYRKNTDPIYIMAWSKIYDLLEKCLDSCESVADELEVIILKNS from the coding sequence ATGTCAGTGTATAATTATTATGAGGGATTTGTCAGAATGTCAAAAAAGGCAAAGGAATGTGCTTATTATTTAAATAATGAATTAAAAAATTTTGATAAATCTATATTAGAATCTAAAATTGATGAAATTCATGCTATTGAACATGAAAGCGATGAAATAAAACATGAAATTATGGAAAACTTGGTAAAGGAGTTTTTACCGCCAATTGAACGAGAAGATATTATGATAATAACACATTATTTAGATAATGTTACTGATAATTTAGAGGAAGTACTTATTAATCTATATATTTTAAATATAGACAGTATTACCGATAAATCTATAGCCTTCAGTGAATTAATTATAGAATGTGTTGAAACTATGCATAAATGTCTTGAGGAACTACATAATTTTAAAAAATCTAAAATATTACTACCCCTAATTATTTCAGTTAATACAATTGAAGAAAAGGGAGATGTTTTATATTTAGAAACGATGAATGAACTTTATAGAAAAAACACTGATCCAATTTATATTATGGCTTGGTCAAAAATTTATGATTTGTTAGAAAAATGCTTAGATTCTTGCGAAAGTGTAGCAGATGAATTAGAAGTAATTATATTGAAGAATAGTTAA